AAAGAATAAGAAACTGCTGTTCAGACCCAGAAACCAAAGGTGAAAACTTTGATCAATCTTATAGAttagcacacaaaaaaaaaagcacaaaccACACGAAGATCAGCACATTTTCTTTCTAACCCATACTTCTCATTGAGCAGCTGCATATCCTGTAATCAAAAGATGCAACTTTCACTTTCTCCATACAAGTATCCATTAGAAAGATTCATATGAGCATGAtgtaattatataaatacacaCCTTCAAACAAGCAGCAGCAATTTGTTCCTGGAGACTATGAATCTCCTCTTCTTGTGATCTCACTTTTGCATAAAGTGCCTGAATTTTTTCCAAGCTTAGTTTCTTCTTTAGtatgattacattttttttattttattttggattcaaGAAATAGAAATGATAAGATTAAAGTATGAGTTACCATTTCCTCAGGATCTTGAATTAActtagaattattattattatcttctaGCTTCCTTGAAGCAGTTGTCTCTTTGCCAATCTCATTATGCCTATAGATAAAGAGAAACAGATCGAGAACAAACGTCACCACTACAACAAACACAGCTTCAAAAATCAAACGATTTTAAAGGCAGAGCAGTAATAAAATACCTTTTGATTGATTCAGAACTTCTTGGATTGTCATCCATGGTGGTGTTCAAGCTCTACAAGAAGACCCAAGCTCGAATTTAAGGTCATCggatttttgtcttttttattaatttcattctatcttgaagcaaaaaaaaaaaaaaaactctaccaACAGTCAATTTCAACCTCCACGAAACAAAGGAAATATTTCTAATAAGCCCCTCAAACTAACCATTGTTTCACGATAGCCCATAAATTACCGAAATTACAAAATAGTCTTTCAAATTAACTCAAAAAGTGTCAAAAATTGCTTCGAAGAAGACTTCAggtggttttttgttttttcagtcAAATGTGCTCCCagataaatacaaaaaaaaaaaaaaaatcgatttcgTTGGTAAACCGCTCGGTACAAGGTTGTTGATTTGAGTCATCCAAAAAAGTCGATTTCGTCGATCTAGAAGACGGCGACAACGACGACGACCAACACACTCCGCCGATCAACGGTCCACTCAACGAAGAGAGAGTGACTGGCTTCGTCGTGAGTGAACCTCAGAGAGATGTCGCAGCAAATCAGCGGCGGTAATAATAATATCCCGCTGAGTGAAGTTTACTGGTCTCTCGTTAACAAAGCCGATAAGAAATTCTCCAAGATCAGAGACTTGCCTTTCTATGAACGCTCCAGGTACCTACCTCTCTCCCGATTCCGTTGATCAAAACCGGTGTGAACCTGAGAATCTCGATTTCATTAGAACTGTTGATTAGAGAGTTGCTAGGTTTCGATTCTGGTAGGAATCAAAATAAACAGTATGGAGGAATGAGAATGTGATTCTGATATTCGGATTGTTTGTTCATTGTGTTGATTAGGTATGAGAACTATTTCTTCAAGGTATTTAAGGTATACACACAACTATGGAAATTTCAGCAAGAGAATAGGCAGAAGCTAGTTGAAGCTGGACTTAAGAGATGGGAGATTGGAGAGATTGCATCTCGGATTGCTCAGCTTTACTATGGACATTATATGCGTACGAGTGATGCGGGTTACTTGTCTGAGTCATATGTGTTCTACGAAGCTATACTCACTAGGGAGTACTTCAAAGAAGGATTGTTTCAGGATCTTAATATTGCAAACAAACAGCTTCGGTTTCTTGCAAGGTTTCTTATGGTGTGTTTGGTCCTTGGTCGCCGTGAGATGGTTCATCAACTTGTTGATCAGTTTAAACGGTTGATTGATGAATGCAAGAGAACATTCCAGGTTTTGTTTCTGTAAACTCTTATTTTCTCCATCTTGACTACATTCTCTCCCCGAGCCTTAGACTGTTTTTTACTAGAGATGCTGTCTTTATCTAtctttttcaacttttcatGTTATCaggaaactgattttaaagaATGGAAGGTGGTGGCACAGGAAATAGTTAGATTTCTGAAATCTGACACTGCTTTTATGAACATCAGACCTCTAAGATATAGTCCTGTTCTGGATCCTAATTTTGATGCTGGTACACCGCGTGCAACTAGGTCTTTAAGGTTGACGGATGCAATCTTAAGCAGTTACTACTATAACGAGGTAGTGTTTTACTTGTTCATGTTTAGTTTGAACGCCTAATGCCTATTTAATATTCTTACCCTCTAACGTTTGCAGTCTTGCTGTATGATTTCCTTTAGGTTAAGTACTCAGAGCTCACGCTCGATTCTTTTAGAATGCTTCAATGCTTAGAGTGGGAACCGAGTGGTTCACTATATCAGTCAACTGGTGCTAAAATGGGTCAGAATGCTCCCGTTGGAGTTGCTCGTATTAACTCTCAGAGCATGAATGATCCTACTTTGCCACCTAACCCTCGCAAAGCTGTCCTTTATCGTCCATCCATAACACATTTCTTGGCTGTAAGTGGATATCAATTTTTTTGCTGGTCTATCTAAATGTGAAACATCCTCATTCTCTGAACTCTCTTTTATCTTGGTAGGTTTTGGCCACCATTTGTGAGGAGCTACCTTCTCATGGCATTCTTTTATTATATCTGTCTGCTTCTGGTAATGTGTGTAGTTTAAGTCTCTTATTATGCTGCTTCTCTTTGGAATATTGAGTTCCTTAGCTTTTAACATTTGCATTTCCATTCAGGCAAGAATGGGCAGATTTCATCATCTCCTTTGAGTGGTAGAAATGCAACCAGTGTTGAGGAAAATATCTTGAGAGACTTTGATTCTCATAcaatcaaagaagagagagaccCATCACTTCAAATTACGCCATCTGGTCAGTCTTTGAGGCAAAACAGTGAGGACGCAGTCAGTACCCCATGTGGTTTGTCTTTTGGCAGTCATGGGCTCACAGGTATATCCATTCCCgattttttgaaactttcatGTAAACATTCATCTAATACTATTAGAATAGAGACACATACACCAAGTAATAATTAGCCATGTATAACTTCTAGAGGGCAGAAGGACACTACACTGACATTTCCAGACATTCATAAAATTGAACTCTGGTTTATCTAGAATTTGCTATTGTCTGAAGTCTGATAATTGAACTGTCTTTCCCACAGGATCAAGCTACATCTATCCCTCTGATTTAGTTCCATTCACAAGGAAACCTCTTTTCATAATCATTGACAGTGATCACAGCACAGTTTTTAAGGTTAGATACACATGTCTCCATCTCTCT
The Camelina sativa cultivar DH55 chromosome 15, Cs, whole genome shotgun sequence DNA segment above includes these coding regions:
- the LOC104744450 gene encoding protein SCAI-like — its product is MSQQISGGNNNIPLSEVYWSLVNKADKKFSKIRDLPFYERSRYENYFFKVFKVYTQLWKFQQENRQKLVEAGLKRWEIGEIASRIAQLYYGHYMRTSDAGYLSESYVFYEAILTREYFKEGLFQDLNIANKQLRFLARFLMVCLVLGRREMVHQLVDQFKRLIDECKRTFQETDFKEWKVVAQEIVRFLKSDTAFMNIRPLRYSPVLDPNFDAGTPRATRSLRLTDAILSSYYYNEVKYSELTLDSFRMLQCLEWEPSGSLYQSTGAKMGQNAPVGVARINSQSMNDPTLPPNPRKAVLYRPSITHFLAVLATICEELPSHGILLLYLSASGKNGQISSSPLSGRNATSVEENILRDFDSHTIKEERDPSLQITPSGQSLRQNSEDAVSTPCGLSFGSHGLTGSSYIYPSDLVPFTRKPLFIIIDSDHSTVFKNICGAEKGEPAALLLSPSHAPPLISADFSRQPSGSLFTIFLTAPVQAFCLLSGISGSDMETDIFVKAEKLLSSSMNDWASTLATSDTLHLVWSQTLKDPFLRRLLLRFIFCRAVLALYSPVSNNKQNQPECFPSLPESLAPTAPAVQTAVLQMANVFGATSKFTLPQDITMLESL